A stretch of DNA from Danaus plexippus chromosome 31, MEX_DaPlex, whole genome shotgun sequence:
TGTTCCATCTACATTGAAACGCACAGCTCTAACCGCTTGTTGTTTGCAATTTATAGTCGCTATCTGTGATAATTCACTGTTTTCGGCCATAATTTaggctatattattatttacatttgaagACATTAGTTTGACGTAACTTTATCACTTATCACAGAGTAATAGACGACTCGTTCCATAAGCATATTCttctacatttatatgaattatataaattatataataaaataaataattaataaactaaataaacaatatatctcaaatttttaattatattaatatatatgtttatatagtaaataattttatattggcaACAATATCTTCAATGTAATGTCATTTGTCACATCATGTTTATGAgttgttaattatttcaagtaaGGTGTATTGTTTGTAGTCCGTAACTGTTATATTTTCCAATTCTCAATATTATCTATACAACAGCATAACGAAAGTTTTTAATGTGCCTTAATACAGTTAACGTGAGATATGGAATGATGTTATAAACACGATCCCTATTGGAATAAGAACACCATAACTTTAAGCTCCACAGGTATGTTTTCGTATttgattaacattaaaaaaattgtctcaatcgaatataatataaatatatatttcggtATGAATTTTTACGTGCTTATTATGCTATATTATAgtgatttttgattatttttacacaAAGTAGACACGTTATTGTGCCATACAATGGTGACAATTGTTTTGACTTtgagacatttttatatgtaaattagatatgcctgtataaaaaaatatatttgatatgaaatttaaacaatacgaTATTATACACAGACAAAATTACAGCTAGTCAGAGCTAactcatttttatatgtaaattgtaataaatgtgaaggacaatttgattattattcgTTGCACTCGCTTACACAAAATTCACGAGACTGAGAAagcttttataaatagtaaggAAATAATGGTgtgtaaaaagtttaaaaaaaaaaaatactttaatcggaaacaaattttgtatatttatttatcatttaggGTGTCTGCATCTTAGGGTTAGTATAGTACAGCATAGCTAAGACATTGCTATTCATCCCTCTGTCACCAGGTTTATCTCATGTACCAAGATAGTTACCGAGGAGAAATTTTCATAGACAATGTATATCagaatgaaatgattttttagtAGGGCTTATTTagggattatttttaatgttttaatacatttaatatctaGATCCTGTTAGGCCCTACTGGTTCAAttcatatttggttaggtacACAGAGGAggttggacggtggaggtgagcattTAATGCGCATTAGATAGGGGCCTCTTAAATCTACACTTGggttgcaagtcccaggcactgtgaGGCTGCCCTCCCCGCAACGGGATGGACCTGGCACTTAgtgttgaaaaatttatattgaatataataaaatcgaaatttttttttgcggcCTATTCAAAAAGACGCATATTATAAGTTCTACCTCAATGTGTTTCTGTCTGTGTCATCCTAGCTCTCATAGGGATGGACAGATTTCAATGTGGTATCTTCATGCAATAGCCAGTTTCCTGGCTAAGGTTTTTAGCTATCCTTAATATCAGGTCTATTCCATAAttcttttcattcaaatacaaatattaaataaataggaaGGCATGCAGGCAGTTactcattaatataatgttagcttttctttatatattaacacattCCGTCATGTctgtatctatatatatatgttacattaaCTCACTCACCGTTTTCAGTCACAACTATGGCAACAGTACAAAACCTAGAAACTAAATGTAGAACACTCCGCTCTGACAGTATGAACAATGAGATATCATCGACATCCAGCGAGGAGGGATCCTCGGATCCTATTGTGAAGTTCAACAACTTCTACAAGAGCAGTTACAAGGAATCCGCATCCGACAACGAGATAATCGTATCAAAGCCAATCCAGAGGAATTGTTACAAGTCCCTCGGGAACATAGcggattataatgaaataaatcacaatACCATACAGAACAGCATCAGTAATATAGATGTCAGCCTGCACAGCAGCGAGATAAAGAAGTTCGAGTCTCTAAGGATACCTATAGTAGGCTATGAGGTGATGGAGGAACGAGCTAGGTTCACGATATACAAGCTGAAGGTGGAGGATGATAAGCGGGACCAGTCCTGGCTGGTCTTTAGGAGATACACGGACTTTGTTAGGCTGTACAATAGACTGAAGAATGAACAGCCAAATATTATGCTCCCGTTGCCAGGCAAGCGCTGGTTCAGGGACAATTTCGAGACTGCCTTCCTAGAGGAGAGGGTGAGGGGCTTGCAGGTGTTCGTCAACGCTATTCTAAGCAAGCTGCCGAATCACAAGATCGTAAGGGAGTTCTTCTGTCTAGATGAACCGCCGCAGGTGTTCAGTTACCAACCGGAAGTCCAAGCTGTGTACGGAGCCTTGGAAGACTCGATAACGACCTTGAAGGTCCAACTCAAGCAGAAAGACGCGACAATAATGCATCTCACGAAACGCCTGGCCCTTCTGGAAAGCCAGATCAAAAGCTGCCCCACGTGTACAAATAAAACCGGTAATTAATGTGATTGTGAAgacaataattgtttatacggaaactatattttaagtgataatttaaaaatttttgataattttagtaaCATATTGATATACCCTCAATACTATTTCGGTTTTTTTCTAAATGTCTCCGTTTGggagttatattaaattaaataaaaaatgaatttagtataataaactactttttctctttaaaaaggtctggataatgaaaaatatttttttttaagcagcGAACCGCTTCCACACTCTCGCCTTCAATAAACATGTCATAAGCCGGTAGTGTTGAGGggtcataaatttattaataaacatatatatattcattagtACAAAATAgcacattattttttcacttCACCATCCAGTATGGGAAACTGAACAttacttttttgtatacaaaaaatattatacaatatgaattttaattatacaaccTGTTGGTGTATAACTGTTagtgaaaataatgtataactCTTAATATAGTACTGTTATtagattcatataaatttttatatattgatcacatagatttttaaatatacttaagatACTCAAAGAACCATTTTTGTTATTCAGCATTTCTTCaagcattttattatctgtggtaCAAATTGTTAGTGATATacgaattaaatgaaataataattaaatttatttaagtttataatgtggccttaatttttttttttaattgatattttatatgaataggTGCTATTTGTCACTTAGCTTAAGCATTTTAATgtgatgatattttaatagagaacaattttttatctgtggttttattttgttgacaTATTCCCAACTGAATTGGCGCGAAAAGTTagaatgtagtttttttttttgagtaatGAGTCGTctcgtaatttaaaaatcacgaAAACAGTTATAAAAGTAGTGTTAAATTCGTGATAacggttaaaattaattaaaaagcattCCTTGCGAGTTAATCTTTACAAGTTATGTTTCATTATGAGTGAagtaaaaattccaaaaactTTGTGTGAGGTTGTGATCAGAAAATATTACTGCATTTCCTTTTttgaggtaaaaaaaaaattaagttttgtttttgataaatgCTTTTGCAActatgtttttgaaataactattttttaataaccaagAAGCATTCCTcaggaaataaaatagatttatcaaAGACCATCTCTCCGaaaactatttcattatttttacttatttttctcGATCAATGTCGtcaattgttttgttaaatatcaaTCTCAATCTCTGTTTTTTTCTCAAATGCGatggttatattaaaaaagtaataaagattaatttaactaaaaataaatcaaacccACATGTAagcgatttaaattaaaaaattataacgttaAGTCATCTTAAGTGCCGACAGAAAGTCAAAATGGTACACTAcaaggtaaataaattacatagattaaatattcggtggtataatataaaatgtgatgTATGtcgaattaaaacaatttttaataactatctaAAGATTATGGTGTTGAAGACGTTATTACTCGGGATTTACACTCGCGTACGAGTCGCGAGGCGAGGCACGAGCCGaggttatttcaaaataaacgaTTCCAGTCTCAATACACTCATAAGAACGGTAATCTATACTCTCGAACGACCACTTAAATTGTTACCGTGTGCTTCGGCACGTGCCTCGTCTCGCGACGCGTACGCGAGTGTAAATCCCGGGTTAGAAATTtcctgataattttttttaatgctacgGCTTTCGCACTGCAATCGTAGTAGATTTTATTTAggtttataaatcaaataaagttGTGTACTGTAATTTAACCAATACTACATGCAAATTATTACGACttcaacataatattatcacGAGCGAGTGTTTGACTATCAATATACACACAGTAGTTAATAGAAGACACGAATATCAACTTCGCTATAGTCGCCGGTAACGTCGCTCGACTCCAAACCGACCCGGCGGCGCTTAAGCGACTATCCGACTACCAGCACATTCCTGAACAATCTCGCTAATATTACTGCTTGTTTACATTGACATTAGGAGTGATCTAGTAAACGTGTAGCTGATATTTCGTCCACTCGCCACGAGATGGCGTTGTCACTAAATTTCAAGAATATACTACAATATTAGCTTGGAAGATCATTAAACCGGCGCGACAATACAGTAACTTTGAAAGTCAAAAGAAACACAtagtaagtataaaattttattaaacattatatatcacaatattATCCTTAAATAACCTAATTGTAAAACACATATAACTTCGTATTGCTGCCATAGTTAGTTAAAACTTACTTTTACATGATGTAAAATCACTCCCATTTTGTACACAGCGAACAATTCATTTCGGTTTAGTAGTTTTTTCGggataaacaaacataattagACGTCAGTCAAATCCTCGTGAGAttcttatttaagatattttttttacttatttttgtatCGTGAGCCCGTTATTAAAATCGAGTCCGCCATCTTGTGTTCCGCCATTTTGGATCTGTGACGTCATCTGACAACTCACTGTCATCCAaacaatgtacatatataaattaaggaaGTTTGCATCAAAACAAAGTTGCGTTATTCCAGCGGAACAAAAAGTACATACATACTTCGCgtgttcattaaaaattcttatttatatagagaCTGAGCCAAATTTAGGCTTAGAACTGTTACAGGtttacaagaaatatataagattttgattaaaatcgTGAGCATACAACATACGATCAACAGAGCCTTCATGCTATTGCTAtgacgtatatattttaatattacctgACGGAAATACTGAGCTTCATTCGCTTACTAATTCAATGTATAAGCGGTTCAAGATATGATGGTCTATTAACAGGGGAGTCCGGACTAAAAGTAAGTTCACTCATACAATGTAAACTATATGGagtttgaataattatatgtacataaaaataggAGAAAATCACTCGAGAATGCTGTTAGTTAATATTCCTTTGTAATGTATATTTGCCACTGTGTGCCATAGACTATAAATAGGTCCATAGACTAGCTTAGACCGACCCAGACCAGTCTAGACCGACACTAGGTATTATTTTCACCGTTGTCCATAAATTCAACAACTCTCTTAGCTGGGAATACTTTGTGGACTCGTTTCTTGTGTGTGTACAGGGACGCCTTCTGTTTGAACGTCTGCTGGCAAATATCACAAGACAGAGGCCGCTCCCCGGAGTGGATGACCTCGTGCTGAGTTAAGGCTTTCTTGtcctgaaaataaattaaaattatcaaataaggTATGgagaaatatgtatgtatctacTACTAATTACCTATTGTTATAATTGAGTATGTtaggatatataaaatatgctgAACCGATTTTCATGaaactttcatataatatagttgagattaatcagaaaatatactatatatgtgACTCACCGTGAACCCCTTGCCACACATCTGACACACATGCTTCCTGGGCTTAGATTTCTTCTCTCCGTGGACCCTCATCATGTGTTTCTCAACATTCGCTTTGGATGCTATCGGCTGAAaagatatttacatatatcacTCTGTCAGTCCAAAGCCTGTAAATAGCGTGATGGGAGATGTAGTCACGACCTACTCATTGAACGCGGTTCTTGCCAGTACTATCTATGCGACACGAACCGGCTACTGACAGCGTCGCGTGTGTGGCTGTGACTATTACGCGCAGAAATCGGGACAATTGTATATGTTTGTGATTTTGTcagttttttaatgatttgtttttttttatatactatattttaagtgaagTTCTTTTTGGAGTGTCTGAGCTTTGCACTATACTAAAAATCAcgttatagaatatatatatatatatatttagggaacacacattcaatttgaaccgaaccttaaaattcccgaacgcacccgaagtAACGTTAGAGCGATGACGTCTGGTTTGCTCACTTTTACGCGGGAACGTATTTTGTCGACGTGACTtgtgtctttgtaaattgaatttaacttatttaaggtgTTTTGATTTAAGACAATAACGAGTTTGTTCTAGGTAAAAGTACTGGCTTTAtaagacaaatttatttttttaataattttgttagaaacctaaatatatatatatatagactagTTTTTGCCCAGAACTCTCGTGAAAATCTGATTTCCGCTCAGTGAGAAATGTGTGTCAAAACAATGCATATAGTAAACTATTTCGAAGgctattacttttaaataatctagatACAGACAGCGCCATCTGCTGGGCTGAGTTGTGAACCAAAACCGCCTGGGGCCACACAAATGCATACAAAATTCATTCAAATCGCTCCAGCCGCTTAGGAGGTCAGCATAATACACACGTACAGTAGAATCATACTACTGTTAGCAGCCAGGGTTTGACTATCAATATACAGACGGTAGTTAATAGAAGACACGAATATTATCTTCGCTGTAGTCGCCGGTAACGTCGCTCGACTCCAAACCGACCCGGCGGCGCTTCAGCGACGATCCGACTACCAGAACATTCCTAAACAATCTCGCTAATATTACTGCTTGTTTACATTGACATTAGGAGTGTTCTAGTAAACGTGTAGCTGATAGTTCGTCCACTCGCCGCGAGATGGCGCTGTAGCTAAATTATAAGTCTAAGTTATATACCTTACTGCATATGGGACATTTGTGCGTTGTCTTGTTGAGGTGCTGATAGTTGAAGTGGTCCTGCATAGCCTGTTTTGTCGGATAGCCCTTGTTGCACATGGGACACGGGAATCTGTggataaatatagttatatataaataatctcaatttatttacaacatatgAAATTACATCCAAATCGGCTCAGCCGTTTTTGGTTCgcacacattttaatataaaaaattctcgTGGCATCAAATTTTCCTGTAAGAATTGTGTTGCTAGATAATATATGGGCATACGAGTTTTATTGCGTACAAAATGCACTGCAATCAactgtgtgtatgtttgttaagCCATCACGCCGAAACTGCTGAATAGATTTTCATGCAACTTTACATCATCAggctatcggagcccactgctgtgTAAGGCCTCTTTTCTCATGGAT
This window harbors:
- the LOC116778417 gene encoding sorting nexin-16, with translation MATVQNLETKCRTLRSDSMNNEISSTSSEEGSSDPIVKFNNFYKSSYKESASDNEIIVSKPIQRNCYKSLGNIADYNEINHNTIQNSISNIDVSLHSSEIKKFESLRIPIVGYEVMEERARFTIYKLKVEDDKRDQSWLVFRRYTDFVRLYNRLKNEQPNIMLPLPGKRWFRDNFETAFLEERVRGLQVFVNAILSKLPNHKIVREFFCLDEPPQVFSYQPEVQAVYGALEDSITTLKVQLKQKDATIMHLTKRLALLESQIKSCPTCTNKTGN